Proteins encoded together in one Mercenaria mercenaria strain notata chromosome 18, MADL_Memer_1, whole genome shotgun sequence window:
- the LOC128550581 gene encoding trigger factor-like: MQEFPFRRLSDDDERGDDDQKDDNYDDVNGHVNDCDDNDDDDVGYDDEQIDNGGNDDDDNDDDDDDDEDENNAADNVVAAVEYDDDENIGYRNDDDDLLT, from the exons ATGCAGGAATTTCCGTTCAGGAGA CTGTCTGATGATGATGAAAGAGGTGATGATGACCAAAAGGATGATAATTATGACGATGTCAACGGCCATGTAAATGActgtgatgataatgatgatgacgatgttggttatgatgatgaacaaattGATAATGGCG GAAACGATGACGACGacaatgacgatgatgatgatgatgatgaagatgaaaaTAATGCTGCTGATaatgttgttgctgctgttgaATATGATGATGATGAGAATATTGGATACAGGAATGATGACGATGATTTGTTGACGTAA